AATGGCTGTTTGACTAAACCAGTGAAACCTGACCTGGTGAAGTTGTAAATCTGCTGAACCTTCAGGCTCCCGGTGTGGCTGTTCTTGAGCGCCAAGGAGATGAGGATGCAGTAGTTGACTGGTGGACGAGGCCAGCATCCTGGCTTCAGGGTCTTGGTGTCCTGgaataagaaacacaaagaaaaaaaaacaaacaaacaaaaaaaaacactcatgaTACCAGGAGAAAACCCAACGCTTCACTTCGAACTGTAAAGGTTATTTCACCAAGACAAACTAGAGTCACAGGGGTAGCGGGAGAAGAAAGAACGGTAATAGGGTGGAGAaaatgaggtgaagaacaaagaagaaaaagaaagaaggtacGAGAGAAAAGAGAGTAGAGGAAGAAAATTAGGAATAAGAGAAAATGATGCTGGAGAAGAAAGAGGTGGTGggggatgaaaaaaagaagaacctgGAGCTAAAGagcaagaagaaaaagcagaagagaATACAAAGAAAAACGTAGTCCTGTTGTTAAATGATaaactacttgttttttttgtttttgtttttttgagaccCCCTGAACTACTTTTTGCAAAAGAATGTAAATTGACAAAACTGACTAAGCTGTTCTttaacattttggagctcattcatggtcttgttCTCTTTTGAAAGTCAGGACTCTGAAGGttctgtcacaaaagtcagaatcactctaagtggttttggcaagttggcacacagtttaaaaacaaacaaacaaaaaaacaagttgttggATTCacttgaatttttttgttttgaaaaaaaaaaaaaaaatgtgttggttgaatcctgtgatgactttcattttaaatcaggaGAAAGTGACACATTGCATCATGTACTTAAacaactcgtgtacagagctctgattggttcaaaaagataCTGGTGTCCCATATATgacccagaggaatgttaaagggATACTGAGCTCCGCACTCCTCTCTCCGTGAACATTATTCAAAGCCCAGACCTCACCTTGGCCTTCACCGTCCTAGCCTTGCGTCTGTTCTTGGCCGGTCGACACGAGGCGTCGTCGGTCTTGATCTAACGGTCAGAGACGGTGAGATCACGTTCAGGCTTAGTCTGATCCAGGTCACCGTATCCTGCATCAGCATTCAAGAGATCTTCTTGGAGAAGAGTGCATTTATTCAAATGGTATTTGCATGTAGCTCGTCTGCTCTCTTTATCCGCACCGCAACAACGTCTTTAGTCATGATTCCTCCACTTGATCAGATAAGCAGACAGTCAAACCAGACagtcaaaccaaacaaacagtcAAACCAGACACCAGACCACTGAATGTCATTGTTGGAAGACCTGGTGAAGAAGGACCAACGCAGCTCTCTTCCTACTCAGGAAGTTGAAGAGGGCTGGAATCTCCTGTCGACTACTCACAAACTTCTACATGGACAGTGTGGTATAGGAGCTgcacaggacaggaaggacttaGCTTGTGTGTTAAAAACTGCACAGTGTTCCTCTCCCAGATTTAGactcacccccacctccccaccatGCTGACTGACTTACATGTATATATCTGTGCTGCtctaatttttttgtaatttaatataGTGCTAGTTGTAATGTTTTTACGTTTGTCCTACTTAAGCCAGGAGCTACCACACACAATTTCATCACATCCTCACATAATGACAACAAATAATACTTATTGCATATATAGCAATTAGTCAAACAGACCAGTAAGACAAAAGTTACATAGTCAACGGGGAAACAATGCAAAGGTTGGCTTTCATAAAATAACTTTCACAccatatatatatgatatgattCGCACAGAGAAGcaatatatataacacattatGAATTGCATATGAACTTATCTGTTTCACAACCCAGAAGATGGTTAagaacaacagggccaaggttctgtgggTTCCCGGCTAACCAACCAGACATAGTGGAGGTGGACAATGAGCAGAACAAGGTGGTGGTGACAGATGTGGCGACAACTGGCTAGTTAAAGGTGTCCAactgaagtgtgtgtctgtattttgattttttttatctgcataagtaaataaaaactagGTGTAAATGGTCTCTTATGACTTATATGACATTAGGCTGAAAAAGGCCAGCAAGCTACAGTAGGACTGACTGAGGACTTTTGTGTAGGCCTTCACATGTCTTGTCCCCAGTAAGCCTAGAATTATCGACCAAAATCTTCAAAGCTGAGACAGTGAATTGTGTTGATTACTTATTGTTGTCCCTGCTCCTGTTAAGATTGTGGAAACAAGAGgccaaaacattatttttttccttctgggTTTAAAAGTTCAGAAACTACCAAGCACATTAAGACGGAGGGGGTTTAATTCCCATGCAAATGACTCAGGATCCTCCAACAAGAATTAGAAATCCGTTGATTTGTTTAAACCAATAACCCATGTGACTCAATCCTGACAAAGAAATAAGAACATTTTTGACTgaaaatggtcttgctcttatataccgcttttctacctactcaaaggtactcaaagcgtgTTCCACATTCTGTCTCTCCACATTCATCAAGTTGTGCAAATATGCATTTTACAAGCCTGTGGCGCCTACAGCTAATCGGATTCCGTTTGTCACCTTGTTTGCATTTCCCTTGTCGTCTGCATCActttctgctgtgctcctcAACATGCTTTTTGGTTTCAGTATTTGTTTACGTAATAAACAGCCTCTTCACAGAGTTCTTTGCAGTAACTCGGGCCAACATACACAAGGCTGAGAGTCCCAGTAAATTAATCACACAGCATCGCAGTTAATTTCCACGTTGAGATCCAGTCCTAGTGTGAATCTGAAACAACCTGTTAAGGATAAAATGCCAGCAGCAGTAGATGCAAACCTCCTATGAAGTCCAGGCTGTACAACATGCATCATTAATGCATCATTAATGTCCACTGAGTATGAATTAAAACATGTCACGTACCAGGTACTCAGTGGAAGAGGAAACTGAAGGCAGGATTTCCTCCTGCAGTGCATTATCATTGGCTGCAAACATGTGAAGCTCTGCTGCAGTTGGAGGCTTGAACCCTGCAGACCCCAGTAAAGGTGTTTGGAGTTCCTCAGCAAGTTCAGTCTGCACATCACTGACATCTTCTCTGTACTGGATGGGGCAGGCGATGTTGGGATTCACCCACAGCCACAGATTTGGTTTAACAAAGGTGTCTAatggacagaaaaacaacaacgtatgacactgaaaacaacaatttagtCAAActctccaaaacattttttttcttgcaggtaTCCGTTTAAGAGTTGggtgcaaaacatttttttgttgatttttgttgGATTTTCATCTTTCCCCGGTTGAATTCAGACGTACCTGATGTTTTATCGTACCAAATGAACTCATCTTTTCTTCTCGAGGCTCTAGCTGAAGGCCTCTGGACGACGTACTGATCGCTCACTTTGTCATCTGTGATCAGAGATAGAAACAGTCAGTCCAATCAGAGACTcggtgtgtttacatggacgctaaATGAAATGATGTGATCGGATGTGTGGGTACGTGCCCCTAAACATCCATCAGAACAGAACTCCACAACACTGCATGGATTCATCTGATGCAGATGACCATGATGTTTCCAACGTTGAACACATTTATTCTGGTTTTTCCAACCAGCTGGTAGAGCACGGTGGCTGAGAGAGCTCAATCACAGGTTCAATTTAAGATCTGCTATTTTCCTGCACTAGAAGTTTAATTATTTGATAATGATAGTTTACATGGACAGTGTCTCTTCAGCATGATCAATTATTCTTATGTGAGATTCtaacttataataataaaatcatcagTCAACATAAGTCCCTATAGAGCATTACTGACAAAGTGGTTATGCTGCTGTGGAGCATCTAGTCTTCCAGGAGatgtttttctcttattttttatctccaactctGAATGACAGATGAAGGTGAACCAAGAGGTCTCCAAGTCTCCAATGTTACTGTTGACATGGATTCCAGGTAGGTTCATCACTCCTTGTTtcaacaactggttgtttttcaaccttttctacctgtctgtgtcattttaatatCCAGGTTTTGTTAGTTAAATAGTTCTGTATGACTTGCAGCATCATGGTCATTTGCTTACgctttgtgtcttttgcatTTTGCTTATATACTCAgattggtttcttcttcttctttaaatgaGTGAACAGGTCACAGCACGATCATCTTTGGGTTTCTTTATCTCTTGAAAGGTTTCACGGCGTCTTAGTCTGTGAAGAAGAACTGCAAACTCCCATTTCATATTTGTCCATCAGTCAAAGATGCAGTGGGCACATGAGCTGGTTCTGAATTCTCTTTTAGGTTATGTGCACAGCCAGATTCATGTACGTCTTTTAGCTGCAGAACACAAAGCTGTAGGATCCAAGGAACGGCCTCTTGCTGTTGCCATTTTTGTGGACTTCTTCTTCAACAATATCCAGGTGGTCGTaggaagaaaactgaaaccGACAGAGATGAAGCAGCCAGTACCAATGCTGAAGCCAGAAAAGAATAGATTTactccaaccagagagaaagcagcagatcaggagtttacatggttattaggacGCCAGATTACCAAAGATTTCCCCCAGATCAGcctgttctgattgaggtggttgGGTTTATTCTGATTATCTGAGGAACATTAGCGCCCGGGGATCGTTCCTGGTTGTAATGGATGGAACCAAGTTCATcagctttgtgttgtttttctgagttgGTTTTAACTAAACAGGGTCATTGTTTAGATGCATATAATGAACCAAACTCTGCAGAAAGAATTAAGAAAAACTGTCACCGTGGTAGAACTGGTCTGTGGTCGTTGCCAGCTTCAGCTCCTTGTCCATGTCCCAGTCGGTCAGACCTACGGAGCAGTGCAGGTCAAAGAGCCAGGCTTTGGTCCGAAGCTGTAAGGTCATGTCTGGGTTGGTTTCAGAGGGTTGAGCTCATGAGGAGAAGCATGAAGCCTGAACGCTGATGATCCAACAGCTGGACCTGCAAAGCCTGATTGGACTCAATTAACTAACAGAGTGCAGCCTGTGATGAAGGTTCGAGGCTCCAGTtggcacattttaaatgcatttgaattAGTTTCATGACGTATTGTAGTAGTATCAGTCTAAAATACCACCAGCTGTCACATCATTGTAATTCTAAACAGTAGGTTGCTTAAATATACCGACACAGAAGTAactaacatttaaaccatcttgtgaacTCAGTAGAACTCAATGTTCTACTAGGAAACTTTTAGGCcctagacctagaccagaccagacaccccccaccccagagTAATGCCACTCCTTGACACGGGCATGCAGgcaggaacagcacaaggtgttgacctggcctccaaattcactagatcccaaactgataaatatctgtgggatgatccacagaggcccctcccctcaacaacattgtgttacacCACAGACAccactttttaaatgaaacaacttcGGTGAGAATGAATAATTCAAAGTCAATAACTGTCTCCAGACCTGCGCTGGTGCAGTTTATTTCTTGTCACATTCATAATACACGTCACaaataacacatgaaaacagtaataaatcaactttttttacagcatgagaaaaaaaaaatcatatattcatctttaaatatctctattttctttgtatgtttattttatttaaacatttcatccaCCACGTACCAACACAGATTCTTCCTCCTTCTGGTTTCTTCACTTTACAGAAACGTCACACAGGAGCAGGAGCGGGGGGGGGCGGTGGCGACTGGAAGCTCCTGATCAactgtgttaaatattaaacgACAATCTAGTGACACGACAAATCAGGAGGGGCTCGCACATTTCACTCATTAGTTCtagatggaggaggggggggggcacagtAATTACCAGACATGCCGACAAAATGtagcactaaaacaaaaataaatatgatgcagAGCAGAGGAATGTTTTCATATCACCAGAGTCAGAGGTTGATTAAGATCCAGATTTGTcacattaatctttttttttttttttttttaattattattatcttttgaCTGATTTTTTAGCTGCAGCTGGAAGTGTTTGGTGTTTTCTGGAGGTAAATAACCTCAAGACTGTTCTGTCCCGGTGGCCTGGTAAattgcaaatgtattttttgtttcattcacaaacaagtgtttgaaagtCAAATAACTTCCAACTGGGACCTCAGGTGAACCCGGCTCATGTGATTCTTCTAGTTCTTACTCTGTGTTTAGTTTGACTGTGTTGTTCTAGTTTGGAGGGAATAATGAGCCGGACTGGAACCAATTCACACCTATGAGAGAAGAGTGGGGGGACTTCAGCATCACGCTGTCAGAATCTCTGAGAGCGAGTTGCAGCCGGACACGAAGGAGGGAATGAAATGACGGTGGAGGAGAGAATGGGGGGGGCTCAGAAGATGGGAATGTAGTTGTCGATTTTAGCACGGTGCC
The sequence above is drawn from the Mugil cephalus isolate CIBA_MC_2020 chromosome 3, CIBA_Mcephalus_1.1, whole genome shotgun sequence genome and encodes:
- the foxr1 gene encoding forkhead box protein R1; amino-acid sequence: MTLQLRTKAWLFDLHCSVGLTDWDMDKELKLATTTDQFYHDDKVSDQYVVQRPSARASRRKDEFIWYDKTSDTFVKPNLWLWVNPNIACPIQYREDVSDVQTELAEELQTPLLGSAGFKPPTAAELHMFAANDNALQEEILPSVSSSTEYLIKTDDASCRPAKNRRKARTVKAKDTKTLKPGCWPRPPVNYCILISLALKNSHTGSLKVQQIYNFTREHFPFFQTAPDGWKNTIRHNLCFNNSFRKTCNQLCRDGKRKSCFWHLTLDGHRRLKDEIHMLTGESLRQLERSMSHPDIIQSLFAN